The Dokdonia sp. 4H-3-7-5 genomic interval TATGATGAGCATGTGTTATTAAAAACAAAAGGCTGCCTATATGTTTATAAGCAGCCTCTTTATCGTAGATCTTACGTAAGATCTACTGGTTTATTCTTCTTCGGTAGTAAGTGAGTCTGCCATGGCTTGCTCCTTATTCTCGCTATAATCTACAGGAACAGAATCTTTAATCCTAGTAAATTCTTCTAGACGCTCTAGATCATCTTCCTCACCAGAAAAGTATGGGAAGACATCCATAATAGGTGACTCAGATACTGCTGGGATTGTATATTCTCCCATCGTATCTTTCATAGTGACAACAGTATTATCAAAGGCTTCTTTTACATCATTTGCTTGTACAAGCAAGTATTGATTAGTCTTACGTTCTTTGCCGCTTTCCTCATCATAAGCGATGAGTGAGACACGAGATTTAAACCATCTATCAGAATTTTCAAATGGGTGAATCTCTGCGTAGTTTGCTACTTTTATGTTTGTGATTTTGATTTCTTCGCTATCACTTAAGTAAGCTGTCATTTCTTGTGTTATTCTACTTTCTGCTTCTGTGTAAGAAATAGCATCTACAAG includes:
- a CDS encoding DUF4494 domain-containing protein, which produces MSATWYECKVKYRKFDEASGTQKVKTEPFLVDAISYTEAESRITQEMTAYLSDSEEIKITNIKVANYAEIHPFENSDRWFKSRVSLIAYDEESGKERKTNQYLLVQANDVKEAFDNTVVTMKDTMGEYTIPAVSESPIMDVFPYFSGEEDDLERLEEFTRIKDSVPVDYSENKEQAMADSLTTEEE